GTGATACGGCTCCTGCGCTTCCTGAAGCTTGGTCAGCGCGCCGTAGGCCGGCTGGCCGTTCATCCCGTAGTCGACATAGTTCTGCCCGTCGCTGTTGATGTTCTGCAGCGTGGCGGTGAAGCGGAACGTGAGCTTGCGCGTCGGCGTCACGAGCAGCGAGGCGCGCACGCCAGTGGTGTCGTTCGCGTTGATGCGCGTGCCGGCGGCCGCGCCCTTCGCGTCGATGTAGCCGCCGTCGCGATTGTTGAACGCGGCGATGCGCAACGCGGCGACGTCCTGCTTCAGCGGCAGGTTCAGCACGACGTTGGTCGTGTTGTTGAGGCCACCGTGCCAGGTCGTCGAAAACGTCGTGGCTGCGCTGCCGAAAAAGCTCTCGGTGTCAGGCTGGTTGGTCACGTATTTCAGCAGGCCGCCCATCGCGCCTGCGCCGTACAGCGTTCCCTGCGGCCCGAACAGGATCTCGATGTGATTCAGGTCGAGCAGGCCCATGTCCAGCGCCAGCGCGGCGCCGCCGCCCGAGATGGTGTTCGAGCCGATCGGCGTGTCGTCGACATACACGCCAACGGTCGGCCCGACATCCTTGCCCGCCGTCACGCCGCGCATCGAGATCGTTTCCTGGCCGGGGCCGCCACCGCTGTCGAAGCCGACGCCCGGTTGCGTCGACAGGTAGTCGCTCAGCTTCGTGGCGCCCGATTTCTGCAACGCGTCGCTCGACAGCGTCTCGACCTTCATCGGCACCTCGCGCGCGGGTTCGCGCCGTCGGTTCGCCGTCACCTCGACGGAATTGAGCGTCACTGCCGCGCCGCGCTTTGCGCCTTTTGCATTGGCCGCCTTGTCGCGCTCCGCTTCGGGCGCGGTAACCGCCGCGGGCGGCTGCGTGCCGGTTTGCGCGGGCACGTCCTGCGCGTGAGCGCCGGCCGCCGCGACGAACATCCGCATGACCGAGACGGCAACCAGCGTGCGTCTGAACAGCGTCGGCGCCGCTGCGAATCCGTCCTTGTTGCTTCCCATCTTTCACTCCCCCTGTCTGAACGTGGATCGACGTGTTCGTCTTCTGAAGCGGTCCCGCATGCGAACCGTCCGTCCGAATGACCTCAAGGTAAGCATCCAAATTGGCCGGCGCTTTTGCGAAACGCCGAAAAACATTGGCTGCCGTCCTGCGTGCTGGATCGCGGCCGGCGGGTCGCGTAACACTGCGCCGCGCGCGCATCGATGCGCGTCGCGGCATGAGGCGGCGAGGACGGGAAAAGATGTGAACGCGGAAGAAACGGCGGGCTGGCGCGATGTGCGATGAAGGTGCAGCAACCGGTCAGGCTGCGCGAGTATCGGCAAATCAGAGCATCTGCGCACTCATGTCGCAGCGCGATTCGAAGCGCCCGCGAAGCGCGATGCGCGATGGAGGCGTGTCAGCCGATTGGGCTGCACGCGTATCGACGAGTCAGAGCACCTGCACACTCACGTCGCAGCGCGATCCGAAACGCCTGCGAAGCACGATGCGCGATGAAGGCACAGCAACCAGTCAGGCTGCACACGTATCGACAAATCAGAGCACCTGCGCACTCACGTCGCGGCGCGATTCGAAGCACCCGCGATGCACGGCGCACGATGAAGGCGCAGCAGCCGATCGGGCTGCGCGCGTCTCGACAAACAGACCATCTGCGCGCTCGCATCGCAGCCCAGCTCGAACCGCCCGCGAAGCGCGATGCGCGATGAAGGCGTGTCAGCCGATTGGGCTGCACGCGTATCGACGGCAGCGCGATTCGAAGCGCCCGCGAAGCACAATGCACGATGAGGGCACAGCAGCCAGTCAGGCTGCTCACGTATCGACAAATCAGAGCACCTGCGCGCTCACATCGCAGCGCGGCTCGAAACGCCCGCGAAACATGCGCAGTACGACGCCGAGCAGGATCATGCTGAACATCGCGGCCGGCATGCCGAGCCACGCGATGCCCTTGAGCAGCGCGCCGGGCGTGCCGTGCAACGCGTCGGAGATCGCGCCGACGGCCGGCACCGACACCGCCTGGAACATATACGTGACGAGCGACGACGTACCGATCACGCGCCCGCGCAGATGCGGCGGCGCGATGTCCTGCAACAGCGTCGGCGTCAGCGACGCGCCCGCGATATACGCGGCGATGATGCCGGTCATGCAGACCAGCAGCATCGTCGCGCTGGTCGCGAACGACAGCCCGAACAGCAGGATCGCCGCGACGAACGCCATCGCGCAGCCAACCGCGACGGGCAGCCCCGCGCCGCTGCGCGCGCTCAAACCGCGCACGATGAGCACGCTCGTGAGCAAGCCGAGCGCCGAGCCGCCACCCACCGCGATGCCGCTGTAGAGCCCCGACTTCGCGAGATCGACATGAAAGTCGCGGATCAGCGCCACCGGCGCCCAGCCCAGGATCGCGCCCACGTAGAACGCGGCCATCGCATAACCGAGGATCAGGCACGTCAGCATCGCGCCCGAGCGCCGCCAATAGTGCGCGAGCGTTTCGCGCGACGCTTCGTGCGCGTGCCCGGCCTGCGTGCCGCCGCGCGGCGGATGGCCGACGCACGCGAGCAGCGCCGCGACGACCAGGCCCGGCAGCGCGACGAGCACGAACGCCAGCCGCCACGGCTCGACCGTCAGCGCCCGCGCGAGCGGCGCGGCAAGGTGGAAGATCGCGCCGGCGCCCGCGATGCCGAGCCCCGCGCCGAACAGCGCGACCGCGAAAAACAGCGTGTTCGCGGCCGTGCGCAGCCTGGGCGGAAACAGGTCGGGCAGCAGGCTGTACACGACCGGCCCGAGGCCCGCTTCGCCCACCGCGAGCGTCAGCGTGCAGAGAAACAGCATCCAGCCCTGCGTGACGAGGCCGCAGAGCGCCGTGCCCGCGCTCCATACCAGCACGCAGACGACGAGCAGCCAGCGCCGGTCGACCCGGTCCGCGAGCCAGCCGAGCAGCGGCGACGCCAGCGCGCTGAACAGGATCGGGCCGAAGCCGACGATCACGCCGAGGCCCGTATCGTCGAGGTGGAGATCGCGCTTGAGCGGCTCGATCGCGAGCGTCAGCATCTGACGGTCGGTGATGCCGAGTATCGCGGCCAGCGCGAGCACGACGAGCGCGAACCACGC
The sequence above is drawn from the Burkholderia stabilis genome and encodes:
- a CDS encoding MFS transporter; translated protein: MRSGITGRSPSLSRAWFALVVLALAAILGITDRQMLTLAIEPLKRDLHLDDTGLGVIVGFGPILFSALASPLLGWLADRVDRRWLLVVCVLVWSAGTALCGLVTQGWMLFLCTLTLAVGEAGLGPVVYSLLPDLFPPRLRTAANTLFFAVALFGAGLGIAGAGAIFHLAAPLARALTVEPWRLAFVLVALPGLVVAALLACVGHPPRGGTQAGHAHEASRETLAHYWRRSGAMLTCLILGYAMAAFYVGAILGWAPVALIRDFHVDLAKSGLYSGIAVGGGSALGLLTSVLIVRGLSARSGAGLPVAVGCAMAFVAAILLFGLSFATSATMLLVCMTGIIAAYIAGASLTPTLLQDIAPPHLRGRVIGTSSLVTYMFQAVSVPAVGAISDALHGTPGALLKGIAWLGMPAAMFSMILLGVVLRMFRGRFEPRCDVSAQVL